A part of Carassius carassius chromosome 4, fCarCar2.1, whole genome shotgun sequence genomic DNA contains:
- the LOC132132257 gene encoding ankyrin-1-like isoform X3 has protein sequence MWTLVTELLFSFVLLAFMVISCQNVLNIASSSVRSVLAYIHTQLDRELGENESVADEEENFTTRVVRRRVILKGDEAEDLPGEQVSEEQFTDEHGNIVTKKIVRKVVRRGKGEEGGQELIIEGLPQDINEPEVDGEQYMSYAVLGRDSKPDVVDVKRGGAQIVKCASLRRVKQ, from the exons ATGTGGACACTGGTGACTGAGCTGCTGTTCAGCTTCGTGCTGTTGGCCTTCATGGTCATCAGCTGCCAAAATGTCTTGAATATTGCCAGCAGCTCTGTCCGATCGGTGCTTGCCTACATTCACACTCAGCTGGATCGTGAACTGGGTGAGAATGAAAGTGTGGCTGATGAAGAGGAAAATTTCACCACTCGAGTTGTGCGCCGCAGAGTTATATTGAAG GGTGATGAGGCAGAGGATCTTCCAGGAGAGCAAGTGAGCGAGGAGCAATTTACAGATGAGCATGGCAACATCGTCACCAAAAAG ATTGTGAGGAAGGTGGTCCGGAGAGGAAAAGGGGAGGAAGGGGGTCAGGAGCTCATCATAGAAGGGCTGCCGCAGGATATCAATGAGCCAGAAGTTGATGGAGAACAGTACATGAGCTATGCCGTCCTTGGCCGTGACAGCAAG CCGGATGTTGTGGATGTGAAGAGGGGTGGTGCTCAAATAGTCAAATGTGCGAGTCTGCGGAGAGTAAAGCAGTGA
- the LOC132132257 gene encoding uncharacterized protein LOC132132257 isoform X6 codes for MWTLVTELLFSFVLLAFMVISCQNVLNIASSSVRSVLAYIHTQLDRELGENESVADEEENFTTRVVRRRVILKGDEAEDLPGEQVSEEQFTDEHGNIVTKKDLTSSPKPSFTGT; via the exons ATGTGGACACTGGTGACTGAGCTGCTGTTCAGCTTCGTGCTGTTGGCCTTCATGGTCATCAGCTGCCAAAATGTCTTGAATATTGCCAGCAGCTCTGTCCGATCGGTGCTTGCCTACATTCACACTCAGCTGGATCGTGAACTGGGTGAGAATGAAAGTGTGGCTGATGAAGAGGAAAATTTCACCACTCGAGTTGTGCGCCGCAGAGTTATATTGAAG GGTGATGAGGCAGAGGATCTTCCAGGAGAGCAAGTGAGCGAGGAGCAATTTACAGATGAGCATGGCAACATCGTCACCAAAAAG GACTTGACATCTTCACCCAAACCATCCTTCACTGGCACATGA
- the LOC132132257 gene encoding ankyrin-1-like isoform X4 encodes MWTLVTELLFSFVLLAFMVISCQNVLNIASSSVRSVLAYIHTQLDRELGENESVADEEENFTTRVVRRRVILKGDEAEDLPGEQVSEEQFTDEHGNIVTKKIVRKVVRRGKGEEGGQELIIEGLPQDINEPEVDGEQYMSYAVLGRDSKVGF; translated from the exons ATGTGGACACTGGTGACTGAGCTGCTGTTCAGCTTCGTGCTGTTGGCCTTCATGGTCATCAGCTGCCAAAATGTCTTGAATATTGCCAGCAGCTCTGTCCGATCGGTGCTTGCCTACATTCACACTCAGCTGGATCGTGAACTGGGTGAGAATGAAAGTGTGGCTGATGAAGAGGAAAATTTCACCACTCGAGTTGTGCGCCGCAGAGTTATATTGAAG GGTGATGAGGCAGAGGATCTTCCAGGAGAGCAAGTGAGCGAGGAGCAATTTACAGATGAGCATGGCAACATCGTCACCAAAAAG ATTGTGAGGAAGGTGGTCCGGAGAGGAAAAGGGGAGGAAGGGGGTCAGGAGCTCATCATAGAAGGGCTGCCGCAGGATATCAATGAGCCAGAAGTTGATGGAGAACAGTACATGAGCTATGCCGTCCTTGGCCGTGACAGCAAGGTGGGCTTTTGA
- the LOC132132257 gene encoding uncharacterized protein LOC132132257 isoform X5, translating into MWTLVTELLFSFVLLAFMVISCQNVLNIASSSVRSVLAYIHTQLDRELGENESVADEEENFTTRVVRRRVILKGDEAEDLPGEQVSEEQFTDEHGNIVTKKPDVVDVKRGGAQIVKCASLRRVKQ; encoded by the exons ATGTGGACACTGGTGACTGAGCTGCTGTTCAGCTTCGTGCTGTTGGCCTTCATGGTCATCAGCTGCCAAAATGTCTTGAATATTGCCAGCAGCTCTGTCCGATCGGTGCTTGCCTACATTCACACTCAGCTGGATCGTGAACTGGGTGAGAATGAAAGTGTGGCTGATGAAGAGGAAAATTTCACCACTCGAGTTGTGCGCCGCAGAGTTATATTGAAG GGTGATGAGGCAGAGGATCTTCCAGGAGAGCAAGTGAGCGAGGAGCAATTTACAGATGAGCATGGCAACATCGTCACCAAAAAG CCGGATGTTGTGGATGTGAAGAGGGGTGGTGCTCAAATAGTCAAATGTGCGAGTCTGCGGAGAGTAAAGCAGTGA
- the LOC132129160 gene encoding nodal homolog: METQPIVLFAAVLVGSLMHAGCVKISNHGALLGEHRKAFVGSYSDLSVQSYSRSPMYMMQLYRDLSGKMPTAPASVDSPALHQSDFVLSLTAQDCHQTGERWSVTFDMSSLSASDSIQLSELRVRLPAFSASRRVIVDVFHLRKQDCESDSVFCRHRRLFIGSIRSVPGTPASTWRVFNITQLLEHWLSPGTETPEDGEDTGSGKDSPEPVTDSWKRKIQHPTAERVMMVVFYKNKISHTGRRRASSLMSTVAHSKHVSLNRAPDAAQARRHKRNRVERMRATDDRNATGIVTALEQHRGSLCRRVDMWVDFDQTGWDEWIVHPKRYNAYRCEGECPSPLDESFNPTNHAYMQSLLKLYHPERAPCPSCAPTRLSPLSMLYYEGDGVVMRHHEDMIVEECGCQ; the protein is encoded by the exons ATGGAGACTCAGCCAATCGTCTTGTTCGCCGCTGTCTTGGTGGGTTCTCTGATGCACGCTGGCTGCGTCAAGATCTCTAATCACGGCGCACTCCTAGGAGAACATCGTAAAGCCTTCGTAGGTTCATATTCCGATCTCAGTGTCCAGTCGTATTCCAGGTCCCCGATGTACATGATGCAGTTATACAGAGACTTGAGCGGAAAGATGCCAACTGCACCAGCCAGTGTCGACAGCCCAGCTCTGCATCAGTCTGACTTCGTCCTAAGCCTGACTGCACAAG ACTGTCATCAAACTGGCGAGCGATGGAGCGTCACTTTTGACATGTCTTCCCTCTCAGCGAGTGACAGCATTCAGCTCTCGGAGCTCCGCGTCCGTCTGCCTGCGTTTTCTGCATCCAGACGCGTCATCGTGGACGTCTTCCACTTACGCAAACAGGATTGTGAGTCTGACTCGGTGTTTTGCCGCCATAGGCGACTTTTTATAGGCAGCATCAGGTCAGTGCCCGGCACTCCAGCATCCACCTGGAGAGTTTTCAACATCACCCAGCTACTCGAGCACTGGTTGAGTCCGGGAACGGAGACACCTGAGGACGGAGAGGACACCGGGAGCGGGAAAGACTCACCTGAGCCGGTTACAGATAGCTGGAAACGAAAAATCCAGCATCCCACTGCGGAACGAGTAATGATGGTAGTtttctacaaaaacaaaatttcCCACACTGGCCGACGACGTGCCTCCAGCTTGATGAGTACAGTGGCGCACTCCAAACACGTCTCTCTGAACCGGGCACCAGACGCAGCTCAAGCTCGTCGACACAAAAGAAACCGGGTCGAAAGGATGCGCGCGACGGATGATAGAAACGCCACGGGAATAGTAACAGCTCTAGAGCAACACCGAGGGTCACTTTGTCGTCGAGTcgatatgtgggtggattttgatcaGACTGGATGGGATGAATGGATCGTGCATCCAAAGCGTTATAACGCTTACCGCTGCGAAGGCGAGTGTCCCAGTCCACTGGACGAGTCTTTCAACCCAACAAACCACGCTTACATGCAG AGTTTGCTGAAGCTTTACCACCCGGAGCGCGCGCCCTGTCCGTCCTGCGCGCCCACGCGCCTCAGCCCGCTCTCCATGCTGTACTATGAGGGTGATGGTGTGGTCATGCGCCACCACGAGGACATGATCGTGGAGGAGTGCGGTTGTCAGTGA